The genomic window GAAATAATTAAATATGGCTAAATCTCAAGCAACTTTTAGTAAAAAAGAAAACGAGAAAAAACGATTAAAAAAGAGAAACGACAAACAAGAAAAGCGTGAAGAACGCCAAGCTAATAAAAAAAGCATGTCACTAGAAGACATGATGGCTTATGTAGATGAAAACGGAAACATCACTTCTACTCCACCAGATCCGAACAGAAAGAAAAAAGTAATCAATACAGAAGATATCCAAATCTCTACTGCCAGACAAGAAGATTTGATTGATGAAGACCCAGTTAAAAAAGGTACTGTTACTTTTTTTAACGAATCTAAAGGCTATGGTTTCATTAGAAATAGCGAAACTCAAGAAAGTGTTTTTGTACACGTTAACGGTTTAAAAACCCAAATCAAAGAAGGCGATAAAGTTACTTTCGAGGTTGAAAAAGGTCAAAAAGGACCAACTGCGGTTAGAGTTTCTACTGTCAAATAAACTTCAGATATACTGAAATAAATTCAAAGGTTGCATTGAGTTTATTTCAGATCTTTTTACGATAGAAATTTCTTTCTTTTCTATAATAGCAGCAATGTCTTTGCTTAATTGACTCGCTTGAAGGGATATATTTTTCGTTTTACTTATTGTCACCCTAAATTCTTCCCGTTCTTAGCGAAAACACACACCTTTGCGGCTGTTTTTGACGCAAATAAAGTAAGAACTACGCAAAGATCACTAAGCTTTGTATTCCGCCTTGATTGATCAAACCCTGTACCGATAGCTATCGGTAGCAGCGTCAATACGTTTTGGTATGCCCATTTGTACCAAGAACGAGGCGCACTGAAAGGAAGCAATGCTAAATCTGTTGGATAGGTGTATTTATCCTTAGATTTCTCACAGGCGTTAGAAATGAAAAAAACAAAAAAAGATTGCAGCAGTACGTCCAAACTACCCCTGTAGCATTGCAATTGCTTTTCAAAATAAAAAAATAAATCATTCATTACTTGATGGTTGGCGCAATTTTTGCTTATCGCATGAAAATTGTTTATGGATTTGTGTGGATATTCACATCTGATTTATAAACACACATAAAAACACACAAGATGAAACGATTATTCACAATTGCGCTTGTAGCGCTTACCACATTAGCTAGTTTAAATGCCTCGGCACAACAAGTAGATTTAAGAAAAAAATTACGGTTAGCGGCACTGCCGAAACCGAAATTACACCTGACATCATTTATATCAATATTTCCCTAAAAGAATATTTAAAAGATGGCAACAGTAAGAAAAAAGTAGATATCACTACTTTAGAAACACAGTTATTTAATGCCGTACAAAAAGCAGGCATAGCTAAAGAAAATTTAACCATTAATAACTTAAGCAGCTGGAATTACACCACCACTAAGAAAAAAGACCCAGACTTTTTAGCCAGCAAACAATACCGTTTAAAAGTTAGCGATTTAAACAAATTTAACTTGATTTTAGAAGGTATTGATGCCAAAGGAATTTTAAGCACCAATATTGATGGCTACGACCATAGCAAACTTGAAATACTGAAAAAAGAACTAAAAGTAAAAGCTTTATTGGCAGCTAAAGAGAAAGCTACTTATATGGTAGAGGCTTTGGGCGATAAATTAGGTAGCGTATTAGACATACAAGACCTTGGCGATAACAATGGCGGTATGATGGTGCCACAATACAGAAACTACGCAATGAAAGCAGAAATGGCAATGGATGCAAGCCAAGCGCCAGAAATTGACTTTAAAAAAGATAAAATTGAGCTTCACGGTTAATACCGTTTTCGAGATTAAATAATTTATTTTAATAATTTTGCGAACCTATCAGCGTATTGTTGGTAGGTTCTTTTATTTTATAACTAGCGCAATGCGAAGCCTTAAAGATTTTGTAACCGCTAAAAGCAATAATTAAAAAATGAAAAAATTACTTTACTCCTTAATCTTAGTTTTTACGCTTTCTACTACTGTTAATGCCAAATCTGCAATTAACGACAAGCCTAAAACAGAACTTACAGCAGAACAGAAAGTAGAATTACAAAGCATTACCAAACGAGTGGAAGAAATTAGATCAATGGATAGATCTACACTTACCAAAACGGAAAGAAAAGCTTTAAGGAAAGAAGTAAAGGAACTGAAAAAGCGTGCTGATTTTTTAAATCAAAACGTAACCCTTTCTTTAGGCGCTATCATCATCATCTTATTGTTATTGATCATTATTCTTTAAATCAAATTTCTTTTTGTTAAGGATAGAACAATATTTTACAATTGTTGTTATAGAAATTGAGCTTTAAAAACCTCAACGAATACGAT from Pedobacter sp. SL55 includes these protein-coding regions:
- a CDS encoding cold shock domain-containing protein, whose translation is MAKSQATFSKKENEKKRLKKRNDKQEKREERQANKKSMSLEDMMAYVDENGNITSTPPDPNRKKKVINTEDIQISTARQEDLIDEDPVKKGTVTFFNESKGYGFIRNSETQESVFVHVNGLKTQIKEGDKVTFEVEKGQKGPTAVRVSTVK
- a CDS encoding SIMPL domain-containing protein — protein: MSLKEYLKDGNSKKKVDITTLETQLFNAVQKAGIAKENLTINNLSSWNYTTTKKKDPDFLASKQYRLKVSDLNKFNLILEGIDAKGILSTNIDGYDHSKLEILKKELKVKALLAAKEKATYMVEALGDKLGSVLDIQDLGDNNGGMMVPQYRNYAMKAEMAMDASQAPEIDFKKDKIELHG